GGAGTGTACGGAACACAAAGAATCCGGAATGCCGGGCACGTCTCGTTATATCACTACCAAAAACAGAAAGAACACCCCCGAGAGAATGGAGTTGCGTAAATACAACCCGATTCTGAGAAGAGTAACTTTACACAGAGAAATAAAATAATTAAGCTATGGCAAAGAAAGTTGTTGCAACACTTAAAACAGCAGATGGTAGGGGATTTGCAAAAATCATCAAAATGGTGAAATCTCCAAAAACCGGTGCCTATACTTTTAAGGAACAAATGGTTCCTAACGATCAGGTGAAAGAAGCCGTGAAAAAATAAGATTTTAAAATCTTCATATAAGAAAGAGCGTCGTGAGGCGCTCTTTTTTTTGTGTGTTTCGGGAACTACCCCCTCCAGCTCCCCCTTACACAGGGGGAGAGCTGATTACCAAACATCACAATATTTCAATGAGCGTGTCCTCCCCCTGTGTAAGGGGGAGTTAGAGGGGGTAGTTTCTCTTTATATTTCCTCCGAATTTCATCAGAACAAAAAAAATCATGATTTTTTTACTCAAAAGTGTAACCTATCCCAATAATTCCCGTTATACTCTATGTATTCACAATCAAGGAATGCTTCTTGATGGTTGAAAACTGAAGAGTTAGTTTGAATAATTGAAAAATAAAATTTCTCGATTTTTTTCGAGAAAAAACGAAACCTTTCTTTAGCGGTAACGTTAAAGAGGTAGAATAGATGATGAACTTATGATTTATTTTTAGCTGTTATTAGATTGAATCATCTAGCATAAAGAGAGGGGATAGCTTTGACTGGGGTTTAAGCTGATTTTCTGATAGAGTTCTTAAAAGTACTGGAATATATCCTACGGGACACCACGCACACACACCACACACACAGACGCACGCACACACACATACATACAACATCTTTTCGTCAGTCCCAATGTATTCCATTTAAGACGCTACAGGAAATCCCTCCTTTTTTTTATTTTTGATTTCCGATTTTAAATTCCTACCACACATTACTCCATGAATTTTAGATTTACTGATTTTAGATTTTTACGGTATCAAGTTTACACTTTTTATTCGTAAATTGTAAATCATAAATCATAAATTTTTCTTCCATTCGAAATAGTTTCCCTATCTTTGTAAGTTGATTTTTAAGGAATAGGAATTCATGGAGTACAGAGAAGAAGAAGATAACAATATAGCCATATTTGGTGCCAGAGAGCATAATCTGAAAAATATAGACCTGACGATTCCACGGGATAAGTTGACGGTGATTACCGGGTTAAGCGGGAGTGGAAAATCATCCTTGGCTTTTGATACGATATATGCCGAGGGGCAGCGTCGGTATCTGGAAACTTTTTCCGCATATGCCCGTCGTTTTCTGGGAGGTATGGAACGTCCGGATGTGGATAAGATTACCGGGTTAAGTCCTGTGATTTCAATTGAACAGAAAACCACGAATAAAAATCCTCGTTCTACGGTCGGTACGACCACTGAGATCTATGACTTTTTGCGTTTGCTTTATGCCCGTGCGGGTGTTGCTTACTCATACGCCACGGGTAGTAAGATGGTAAAGTATACGGATGAACAGATATTGGAATTGTTGCAGCGTGATTTTGCCGGACGGCGTGTATTGTTGTTGGCTCCCGTGGTAAAAGGACGTAAAGGACACTACCGGGAGTTATTCGAGAATTTACGGAAGAATGGTTTTATTTCGGCACGGGTAGATGGAGAGTTGCGGGAGATAACGATCGGGATGAGTGTTGATCGTTATAAGATGCACGATATCGAAATCGTGGTGGACAAGATTGTCATGGATCAGGCTGATCTGAAACGCTTAAAAAATTCCGTGGGTACTGCCATGAAACACGGCAAGGGTGTGATGATGGTAAAAGATTACGAATCTGACGAGATTAAATATTATAGCCGCCATTTGATGTGTCCGGATACCGGGCTTTCTTATAAAGATCCGGCCCCGCATACCTTTTCTTTCAACTCGCCTCACGGGGCTTGTAAGAAATGTAAGGGATTGGGATTTGTCAACGAGGTGGCGATGGAAAAGATTATTCCGGATAATTCATTATCTATTCATGCCGGGGGAATCCTGCCCCTTGGAAAATATAAGGCTTCTCTTATTTTCTACCAGATCGAAACAATTCTGAGAAAACATGGTGCCGATATAAAACAACCGATTCGGGACCTACCCGAAGAGGCTTTGACAGATATTCTGTATGGTTATCCGGGACAATTCCGTTTGGAGAATGCGGAGATCGGGGTATCATCCAATTTCCTCACGACGTACGAGGGAATATTGAAGTATGTCACCATGCAGGAGGAAAATTCGACTTCCAAGAAAGCGAATAAATGGGCGGAACAGTTTATTTCCGTGACAACCTGTGACGTGTGTAACGGTCAACGGTTGAACCAAGAGGCTCTGCATTTCTATATTAACGGGAAGAATATTTCTGAATTGGCGAATATGGAGTTATCTGATTTGTACGAGTGGATCGGTAACGTGGAGGAACATTTAGAGGATAAACAGAAACAGATTGCGGGAGAGATTTTGAAAGAGATCCGGACTCGCCTAAAGTTTATGCTTGATGTCGGGTTGGAGTATCTGGCTTTGAATCGTCAGTCCATGACATTATCGGGAGGGGAGTCTCAGCGTATTCGTCTGGCAACACAGATCGGTTCACAGTTGGTAAACGTCCTTTATATATTGGATGAACCGAGTATTGGGTTGCACCAGAAGGATAACCGAAAGTTGATTCATTCTTTGCAGGAATTGCGGGATAACGGTAACTCGGTGATCGTGGTGGAGCATGACAAGGAGATGATGGAGAATGCCGATTATATCGTGGACCTGGGACCCAAGGCGGGAAGAAAAGGAGGGGAGATCACGGCTATCGGGGGGTATTCCGATATTCTGAAAAGTGATAGTCTGACGGCACAGTACCTGAAAGGGGAGAAGGTCATCGCTATCCCGGCGGAACGTCGTGCAGGGAATGGAAAGAAGATTTCCCTGAAAGGATGTACCGGAAATAATCTTAAAAATGTGAGTGTCGATTTTCCTCTGGGGAAATTGATTTGCGTGACCGGGGTGAGCGGAAGTGGAAAATCTTCTTTGGTCAACGGGACTTTGCATCCGATATTGAGTGCTTATTTTTATAATGCTTTGGCTGCACCGTTACCTTATAAATCGATAGAAGGGATGACTGAAATTGATAAGGTCGTGGTGGTGGATCAAAGCCCGTTAGGTAAAAGCCCTCGTTCCAATCCGGCAACTTACACGGGATTGTTTACCGATATTCGGAAGATATTTGAAAAGTTACCGGAATCACAAATCCGGGGATACACGGCCGGACGTTTTTCCTTTAACGTGAGCGGAGGACGTTGTGAGGTTTGTAAAGGTGCGGGAGTGAAGACCATCGAGATGAATTTCCTTCCGGATGTTTACGTGCATTGTGAGGCTTGTGATGGTAAACGTTACAACAAAGAGACCTTGGAGGTTCGCTATAAAGGAAAGTCCATCGGTGACGTGTTGAACCTGACGATCAATCAGGCGGTAGAGTTTTTTGAGAATCTGCCTCACCTGCAATCCAAATTGAAGATGTTACAGGATGTCGGGTTGGGGTATATCAAGATCGGACAACCTTGTACCACGTTAAGCGGGGGAGAATCCCAGCGCATTAAATTGGCTACCGAACTTTCGAAGAAAGATACCGGGAGTACGCTATATATACTGGATGAACCTACAACCGGACTACATTTTGAGGATATAAATATATTGTTGGGAGTGCTACAAAAGCTGGTTGATAAAGGGAATACTGTGATTGTCATCGAGCATAACCTAGACGTGATAAAAGTGGCCGATTATCTTATTGATATGGGACCCGGTGGTGGTAAAATGGGGGGAACTGTCGTTTGTACCGGAACCCCGGAAGAAGTTGCTCGGAATAAAAAATCCGTGACGGCTCCTTTCTTGCGGGAGGAGTTGGGGATAAAAAAATAAGTTTATAGAGGGGGGACAAAAGGTATTTTTCAAACTCCCTCCCCCCTTCGGGGTGCTCCCTCTATAAACAGAGGGAGAGCTGAAATACTCCCTGTATTCGGGATAAATCACCAACTCATCCTCTGTTCTCCCTCCCCATCCCCCCTTCGGGGTACTTCCCCTCAGGCAGGGGAAGAAAGAGGTGGCACGAAGTGACGGAGGAGTTTTTTTGAGGATAAAATACCTTTTGACACATCCTCATTTTATTTTCTTGAAAAAGCGTCGCCACACGTATTTTTTCGTGTGTGGATCTTTTGACGTGAGGACGAACGAGGCTTTGCCCACGATAAAGTCTTCGGGGATGGGACCGATATATCGGGAATCCCTAGAGTTGAAGATTTGGTCTCCGGCTACGAAGTACCAGTTTTTTTGGAACGTGTATTCACGGATCGAGGAGTCACGGATGTAGAGTTGGCGATCTTGTGAGTGTACGGGTGCTTGGGTTTCGTAAGCGATCAAGTGGCGGTATAGCGAAAAGTTTAACGTGTCAATGGTGATCGTGGCTCCCGCGGCGGGAAGGTACAGGGGGCCGAAATCTTGGATGTTCCAGCGATGCCAGTAATCGAAGGGAAAAGCGTTGTAAATTCCCGGGGCATATTCTCCGCGGTAATGGTGCAGGCGTTGTTGCTCTTCCACGTTCCCATAGCCGGTTTTGCCGTTGATATGATTGATTCCGGTGATGATTGATAACGTGTCTCCGGGAAGGGCGATACAGCGTTTCACGTAAAATGTTCCTAAATCCATATCCCAGCGACCGTTCGTGTGCGTGGGAAAGTTGAAAACGATCACATCATTGCGTTTCAGTGAAGAGAACCCCGGTACCCGCACGGTTTCCGGGTGTGCGCCGTCCAAGAAATCGAAGTTTTTGTAAAAGCGGGCTCCCATGTACATTTTGTTCACCACGATAAAATCTCCCGGTTCGATCGTCGGGTACATCGAGTCGGAAGGGATGCTGTAAAAGTCCACGATAAAAAAGCGCAACAGGGCGGCAATCACGATGGCCAGCAGGATGGCTCCCACGTACTGGAATATGGATTTAATTACTTTCTTCATTTTTTTCTTGAGATAAAAATACGTTCTAAATAGTAATAAAACAAGGGAATGATGAATAAACTGACGAAGGTTCCGACCGTCATTCCGGCGATAAGCGTGATCGACATGGGGCGCTGTAACTGGGTCCCGATGTCATTTCCCCACAGCATGGGGACGAGGGCGAAAATCGTGGTCAAGCTGGTCATCAGGATGGGTTTTAATCGCCGTACCCCGCCTTCGTGAATTGCGTCTTCCAGTGCAAGCCCCGATCGTTGCAAACGTATGATCGTGTCAATTTTAAGGATCGAATCGTTGATCACGATACCACTCATCACCACGATACCGATCATGGACATCAAATTGAGGGAAATCCCGGATAGCCACAGGATAAGTATCGTGAAAGCCACGTCCAGCGGGATTTCGACGAGAAGGATTATCGGCAGGGTCAACGATTCAAATTGTGCGGCAAGGATAAAATATAGCATGAGGATGGCCACGATTACCACGACGACCATCTCCCAAAGGGTTTCTTGACCGGAAAAATATTGTCCGTCAAACGTGGTGTTTAAGTTCCGGTTTCCGGCTTCCGTCTTTATGGTCTGTATGATTTGTTCCGTGGAATCACCAACGTGATAGACGTTTAGCGGGACGACCACCCCTTCTTTACGTCCGATGATACTCTTGTAATCCAGTTTCTTTTCCATTCGGGTCAGGGCCGAGACGGGAATATCCAGTTGATCGTTATTACTCACGAAAGAGGAACGGATGATGTCCAGAATCGTTTTTTCTTCTCCCGTGATCACGATCGGGACATACCGGCTACCCGTGTTTAGTTTCCCGATATTCATTTTACTGATATTCTTTTCCAGCACGTTAATCAAGGTACCTTGACTGACTTTGTAGAGGGCCAGCCTGTCCGGTAGTATTTCGACCACGATGCGTTCGGACGTTGAAGGTTTATCCAATTGTAAGGTCGGCATGAGCGAATCAAGATATTCGATGAACGTGTTCACGCTATCCAGTTCCGGACCGCCCCGGCGGGATTCCCCGCTAAGGTACACGACCAATGGGACGTCGTTGTCCTTAAACAGTTGTTCGAACAGGTTGTCCACTTTGGCGATATCGACCTTTGCCATCGGGAAATTTGCTTTGACGTGTTCCCGGATGGAAGAGATCACCTTTTCCAGTTCTTCGGCGTGGAGGGTACGTATATAAAATTCCGCCTCGTTGATGTTCTGGTTCTTTTCCCGGTTCAGGAAGAACATCTTTTCTCCCGCGTGACAGCTGATTTCTTCGCATTTATCGCTAAATCGTTTGATAATATCTTCTACCCGGTGTTCGTTTTCATCTATATGAATACTGGAATTCCAATCTACCCGTAGGATTATCTCATTCGTATCGATTGTCGGCATACGTTCCAGTCGTAGTTGAAAGGCTAACACGAAACCCAGCACAAGAACCGCGAGACAACCGATCATGACGATCAATTTGTGATGAAAGATAAAATGAAATATATTCGTGTAGTAATCATCCAGATGCTTGAAACTGATTCGTTGGATAAAGCGAGTCGCTTTTCCTTCTTTGGCATACATGAATAACAGGTGGAATACGACCGGGACGATCGTGATCGAAACGGCCAGCGAAACGAACAGGCCGATTGCCACGGCCATCGCCTGATCGTAAAACAAGGCTCCGGCAATACCGCTCATGAAGATTAACGGGACAAATATGGCGCAGGTGGTCAGTACCGAGGAAAGGAGGGGTGTGATGATCTCGTTTGTCCCGTCCAGACAGGCTTGGAACAGGGATTTCCCCCTCATCCGGTGTTGGTTGATGTTGTCAATGGTGATGATGGAGTTATCCACCATCATCCCGACTCCCAGTATTAACCCGGATAGTGAAATCGTGTTGATCGAGATTCCGATTAGCTGGAAAAATAACATACTGATCACGACCGAAACGGGAATACTGATCGCGATGATTACGGGTGACCGGGCATCTTGCAGGAAGAACAGCATGGCCACGATGGCCAGTAAAATTCCTTGCCAGAGGCTCTGTACCAGATTGTCAATCGAGTAATTCAGTAATTGTGCCTGATCCCGGGAAACGGAAAATTCCACGTCCGGGTATTCTTCCCGAAATTGGTCAAGTAGCCCCGTGACCTTTTCTTTCATTTCCGACATCCGGGCATTGGATTGTTTGATCACGGCCAAGCAGAGGGATTGTTTGTCACCGTTAAAGAATATGCCTCTTTTTTCTCTCGGACGGATACCAGTACGGGCGACATCCTTGATTTGCAGAAGTCTGCCGTTGATATTCAGGTAAACGTTTTCCAGCTCTTCCGGGGAGGTGATCTGTGAGGCAAAACTGATACTGTATTGGTAGTACCCGTCTTTCACGGAGAGGCTTCCGGAAACTTGGTTATTATTGTCTATGGCTGATTTTAGCTGATCCTGCGTGATTTTCAAACTTCTCAACTTGGCCTCGTCCGGGAATATATATAGTTCGGGGGAGTACATCCCGCTAATATCTACCATGGCGACATCCGGTAACTGTTCCAGTCTTTTTTTCAGTACGGCATCCGTGAATTCACAAAATTCCAAGAATTTCTCCTCCGAATCGTTTTCTTTCAGGTTGATGTTGATGTAAAACACGGGTAGGTCGGAGGTGGAGGCTTTGATGATCGTCGGGCGTTGCACCTCTTTCGGGAACCCGTTCACGCTGGCATCCACTTTCTGGTTGACTTCGATAAAGGCGTAATCCAGTGAAGTCCCGTACTCGAATTTCATCGTGATCAGCCCGCTTCCTTCCTTGGATTCCGATTGTATTTCCGTCAGTTTTGGAATTTGTTGTAACTGTCCCCGTAGTCCGGACGTGAGCGTGTTTTCCACCTCGTTGATCGAAGCGTTGTCCCAAGTATAATGTACGGTGATCTCCGGAATATCAATTTCCGGCATAAGTGACACGGGTAATCGAAAAGAGGCCACGATTCCCAGTACGATAAAGGCTATCGTACTCATGATGACTGCTACCGGACGTTGTAATAAAAACTTGACCATGGATTAATTTTAGATTTTAAATTTTAGATTTTAAATTTCGCCGCACAAACCACCACTTTTTCTTGACCTGTAACTTGCAACCTGTTAACTTGTGACTCGCTACGGGCGAACGGAATGTCATCGGTAAATAAATTATCAAAACCGGGAGTGAGAAGGTTAACCCGCTCATCGTTCCGATGGCCAGACTTTTCCAGAAGGGATTGATGTCCCCGATCAGGAAGGGGATAAATCCCAGCAGGGTCGAGGCTATCGTCAGGAAGATCGGGATAATCTTGGCGTTATAGGCTTTCATGTAGGTTTGTATTCCCCGGGGAGCGCCTTCCCGGACTTTGATGTTGTAATCATTCAGGATGTAAAGCACGGCATTCACCGATAGTCCGCTTAACAGGATAAAGGCTGCCAGACAACCTTCGTCGAACCCGACCCCGAAGAAATAGCCTCCTAGGAAACAACCGATAAACGAGATGGGTGTGATACAGATCACGATAGCGGCCTGACGCAAGGATTCCAACAAGATAGCACAAATAAAATAGATGATCCCGATGACCAGCAATATATAAAGTATGCGGGCATCAATTCCCCCGATGTCTCTCTGCCAGTAGTTTTTCCAATCGTTGCTTTCTTTCACCCGGAAACCCACGGGCATCATCTGGTTCATGGCTTTCATTTCTCGCTCTTTCACCTTCTCCGACAGGCGGTAGGCCCCGATAAAATCGTATTGAACCTCAACTTCGTACTCTTGATTTCTTTTTGTGATGTTCTCGAAATTCTTTTCTTCCGTGATGTCTCCCACGTCTTCCAAGCGGAACACCGATTTATCTCCCCGCAAGGGGCGATTCCTCACGTCCCACACGCTGGCCTCCACTTTCTTCTCCGGTCGGATGTCAATCGTGGTGTATTCGTCATTTATGTATGCCCGGGTGGATGAGGTGCCGGAATAGGTCAACGAGTGTAAATTACCTAGCAGGTTGTTAATATTCGAATTGTTGCGAGCCAGCTTTTCTTTATCGACCTCCACGGCGAACGCTTTGGCTTTTGGCGAACGGTCGCTACCGATGTATAGTTTCTTGACCCGGATATTCTTTTCCAGACGTTGTTTCAATATATCGGCGTATTGCAGGACCTTGCGGTAATTGTAACCGATCACTTTGATACTTTCACTCCGGAACTCGTCACTTGTCCGGTTCGAGAACCCCCGTCCCACGCCGTTTACTTCCGAGTCCCCGTTCCCGATCGTGTTGGCAAAGCGTATCAGCTCGTTTTTCACCTGTTCCGGGGAGCCGTCTTTCTCGTGTTCTTCCTTGAACGTGATCGCCATTTCACCTCGATTTGCTGATGACACGTCGGAGGTAAATGTGGCAATCGATTCGAATCCGGAAAGAAAATTCTCCAACTTTTCAAAAGCTTCGTTCATCTGTTTGATCGTGGACCCATGTGGCATACTCATGGTTAAAGTCAACCGTGTTTTTTGGCTTTCCGCGGCTTTCCGGCTTTGTAGCCACGCGTCACCGCCTCCTTCCATGAACAGACGGAGTGCCCCGCCCAAGGTCTTGTCGATATAGGGTTTGATCGTGAGATAGGTTTCGCTGCCGAAAACTGTGTTGTAGGCCGAGCTGTACCATTTGTCCCGATCCACGCTTGACGGGAGTAGGAACACGGGAAGGCCGAAACCGAGAATCGTGATGATGATGGCGATTTTTTTATATTTCCTCGCGAAACGAGCGAAACGCAGGTATCTTCTGTTGAAACGGACAATTCGTTTCCGGCGATGAATCTTGCGTTTACTATTTTGTGGTTTTAGCGGAATTTTTTCCATGAGTGCCGGGACGAAAAAGAGGGCCACGGCAAGAGACACCCCTAGGTTTATGATGATCACGGCAGAAAAGTCCCACATGTTTCTCATGATGTTGTTATCCATGTTGAAAATCACCGTTAACGCTCCCACGGTGGTCAACGTGGCGGCCAGTACGGCGAGGAAGGCTTTGCGGTTGTGGAAATGGCGATAATGATCGGTCATCACGATCACGCTGTCAATGATGATACCGAATGACACGGTGATTCCTGCCAACGTGTAAAGATGGAGTTCTATTTTGAAAAAATAATAGAACACAAGGGCGATAGATAAGTTGGCAAGCAGGCAGATGCTGATAATACCGAGGTAACGGAAGTCCCGGCTCACGAGGTACACGAAAAGGAGCAGGATCAGAATGGTCACTCCCGTACGGTTGAGGATTTGTGACAACTCGTCTTTGATTTCGGTGCTGTTGTCCCGGATGAGTTTGACCGAGTAATTTGCCGGGAAACTTTCCGTCAGTTGTGCCATCTCTGTTTTGACCCGTCCGGCGAGTTCGATCATGTTCGCGTTCTTCTCGGCATATACATTCAGGTTTATCCGGTTCAGCCCGTTAATGCGGTAATATGATCCGGGATCACTTTCCTGGTAATCCAGAGTCACGATATTGTGCAGGTAAATGATTTTACCGTTAATCACCTTGATCGGCAGGTTCATGATGTCTGTTTTGTCATCATCCGAATTCCCTTTAAACACGAGGTACGAGTATTTCTTTTCGGGGACGGTTTCCGTGAGAATTTTTCCACCGTCTTTCCGGAAATAATATTCCGAAACGGCGTTGGATATATCGTTTGCCGAGAGACCGATGTCGGCAAATAGTTCCCGGTCGTATTGCATCACCCACTCGAACGGGACGATCCCGGTTACGTTCATGCTTTCTACTCCCGGCATGGTGGAAATAACCGGGACGATCCGGTCTTCCGCGAAACTCCCCACTTCTTTCGAGTTGCCCGGACCAGTCAACACGTATGTCATCAATAGGTGGCGTTCTGTTTCCTGTACCCGTCCGTCATGTATTTCCCCGCCACTGACACCCGAAACACGGACATCCTCCGGTAAGCCCGGTGCGACAGAACGGATAATCGAGGACAGGTACAATTTCACGGCATCAATATTTTCTTTCGGGTCAATGGTCAACTCGATGGCACCGTAACCGTTCCCCGTGGTGGAATGTATCTCGTTCAATCCCCGAATCCGGGCAAATGCTCCTTCCAGTTTCGTGGTGACTTCTGTTTCTAATAATTCCGGGTTAGCATTGGTCCATGAAAACGA
The window above is part of the Butyricimonas paravirosa genome. Proteins encoded here:
- a CDS encoding DUF4295 domain-containing protein, producing the protein MAKKVVATLKTADGRGFAKIIKMVKSPKTGAYTFKEQMVPNDQVKEAVKK
- the lepB gene encoding signal peptidase I, with the translated sequence MKKVIKSIFQYVGAILLAIVIAALLRFFIVDFYSIPSDSMYPTIEPGDFIVVNKMYMGARFYKNFDFLDGAHPETVRVPGFSSLKRNDVIVFNFPTHTNGRWDMDLGTFYVKRCIALPGDTLSIITGINHINGKTGYGNVEEQQRLHHYRGEYAPGIYNAFPFDYWHRWNIQDFGPLYLPAAGATITIDTLNFSLYRHLIAYETQAPVHSQDRQLYIRDSSIREYTFQKNWYFVAGDQIFNSRDSRYIGPIPEDFIVGKASFVLTSKDPHTKKYVWRRFFKKIK
- the rpmG gene encoding 50S ribosomal protein L33, giving the protein MAKKSKGNRIQVILECTEHKESGMPGTSRYITTKNRKNTPERMELRKYNPILRRVTLHREIK
- the uvrA gene encoding excinuclease ABC subunit UvrA, with protein sequence MEYREEEDNNIAIFGAREHNLKNIDLTIPRDKLTVITGLSGSGKSSLAFDTIYAEGQRRYLETFSAYARRFLGGMERPDVDKITGLSPVISIEQKTTNKNPRSTVGTTTEIYDFLRLLYARAGVAYSYATGSKMVKYTDEQILELLQRDFAGRRVLLLAPVVKGRKGHYRELFENLRKNGFISARVDGELREITIGMSVDRYKMHDIEIVVDKIVMDQADLKRLKNSVGTAMKHGKGVMMVKDYESDEIKYYSRHLMCPDTGLSYKDPAPHTFSFNSPHGACKKCKGLGFVNEVAMEKIIPDNSLSIHAGGILPLGKYKASLIFYQIETILRKHGADIKQPIRDLPEEALTDILYGYPGQFRLENAEIGVSSNFLTTYEGILKYVTMQEENSTSKKANKWAEQFISVTTCDVCNGQRLNQEALHFYINGKNISELANMELSDLYEWIGNVEEHLEDKQKQIAGEILKEIRTRLKFMLDVGLEYLALNRQSMTLSGGESQRIRLATQIGSQLVNVLYILDEPSIGLHQKDNRKLIHSLQELRDNGNSVIVVEHDKEMMENADYIVDLGPKAGRKGGEITAIGGYSDILKSDSLTAQYLKGEKVIAIPAERRAGNGKKISLKGCTGNNLKNVSVDFPLGKLICVTGVSGSGKSSLVNGTLHPILSAYFYNALAAPLPYKSIEGMTEIDKVVVVDQSPLGKSPRSNPATYTGLFTDIRKIFEKLPESQIRGYTAGRFSFNVSGGRCEVCKGAGVKTIEMNFLPDVYVHCEACDGKRYNKETLEVRYKGKSIGDVLNLTINQAVEFFENLPHLQSKLKMLQDVGLGYIKIGQPCTTLSGGESQRIKLATELSKKDTGSTLYILDEPTTGLHFEDINILLGVLQKLVDKGNTVIVIEHNLDVIKVADYLIDMGPGGGKMGGTVVCTGTPEEVARNKKSVTAPFLREELGIKK
- a CDS encoding efflux RND transporter permease subunit yields the protein MVKFLLQRPVAVIMSTIAFIVLGIVASFRLPVSLMPEIDIPEITVHYTWDNASINEVENTLTSGLRGQLQQIPKLTEIQSESKEGSGLITMKFEYGTSLDYAFIEVNQKVDASVNGFPKEVQRPTIIKASTSDLPVFYININLKENDSEEKFLEFCEFTDAVLKKRLEQLPDVAMVDISGMYSPELYIFPDEAKLRSLKITQDQLKSAIDNNNQVSGSLSVKDGYYQYSISFASQITSPEELENVYLNINGRLLQIKDVARTGIRPREKRGIFFNGDKQSLCLAVIKQSNARMSEMKEKVTGLLDQFREEYPDVEFSVSRDQAQLLNYSIDNLVQSLWQGILLAIVAMLFFLQDARSPVIIAISIPVSVVISMLFFQLIGISINTISLSGLILGVGMMVDNSIITIDNINQHRMRGKSLFQACLDGTNEIITPLLSSVLTTCAIFVPLIFMSGIAGALFYDQAMAVAIGLFVSLAVSITIVPVVFHLLFMYAKEGKATRFIQRISFKHLDDYYTNIFHFIFHHKLIVMIGCLAVLVLGFVLAFQLRLERMPTIDTNEIILRVDWNSSIHIDENEHRVEDIIKRFSDKCEEISCHAGEKMFFLNREKNQNINEAEFYIRTLHAEELEKVISSIREHVKANFPMAKVDIAKVDNLFEQLFKDNDVPLVVYLSGESRRGGPELDSVNTFIEYLDSLMPTLQLDKPSTSERIVVEILPDRLALYKVSQGTLINVLEKNISKMNIGKLNTGSRYVPIVITGEEKTILDIIRSSFVSNNDQLDIPVSALTRMEKKLDYKSIIGRKEGVVVPLNVYHVGDSTEQIIQTIKTEAGNRNLNTTFDGQYFSGQETLWEMVVVVIVAILMLYFILAAQFESLTLPIILLVEIPLDVAFTILILWLSGISLNLMSMIGIVVMSGIVINDSILKIDTIIRLQRSGLALEDAIHEGGVRRLKPILMTSLTTIFALVPMLWGNDIGTQLQRPMSITLIAGMTVGTFVSLFIIPLFYYYLERIFISRKK
- a CDS encoding efflux RND transporter permease subunit, which gives rise to MRLSAFSINTIFVVMMILGISLVPRLSLQLEPSSRSNKLNVSFSWTNANPELLETEVTTKLEGAFARIRGLNEIHSTTGNGYGAIELTIDPKENIDAVKLYLSSIIRSVAPGLPEDVRVSGVSGGEIHDGRVQETERHLLMTYVLTGPGNSKEVGSFAEDRIVPVISTMPGVESMNVTGIVPFEWVMQYDRELFADIGLSANDISNAVSEYYFRKDGGKILTETVPEKKYSYLVFKGNSDDDKTDIMNLPIKVINGKIIYLHNIVTLDYQESDPGSYYRINGLNRINLNVYAEKNANMIELAGRVKTEMAQLTESFPANYSVKLIRDNSTEIKDELSQILNRTGVTILILLLFVYLVSRDFRYLGIISICLLANLSIALVFYYFFKIELHLYTLAGITVSFGIIIDSVIVMTDHYRHFHNRKAFLAVLAATLTTVGALTVIFNMDNNIMRNMWDFSAVIIINLGVSLAVALFFVPALMEKIPLKPQNSKRKIHRRKRIVRFNRRYLRFARFARKYKKIAIIITILGFGLPVFLLPSSVDRDKWYSSAYNTVFGSETYLTIKPYIDKTLGGALRLFMEGGGDAWLQSRKAAESQKTRLTLTMSMPHGSTIKQMNEAFEKLENFLSGFESIATFTSDVSSANRGEMAITFKEEHEKDGSPEQVKNELIRFANTIGNGDSEVNGVGRGFSNRTSDEFRSESIKVIGYNYRKVLQYADILKQRLEKNIRVKKLYIGSDRSPKAKAFAVEVDKEKLARNNSNINNLLGNLHSLTYSGTSSTRAYINDEYTTIDIRPEKKVEASVWDVRNRPLRGDKSVFRLEDVGDITEEKNFENITKRNQEYEVEVQYDFIGAYRLSEKVKEREMKAMNQMMPVGFRVKESNDWKNYWQRDIGGIDARILYILLVIGIIYFICAILLESLRQAAIVICITPISFIGCFLGGYFFGVGFDEGCLAAFILLSGLSVNAVLYILNDYNIKVREGAPRGIQTYMKAYNAKIIPIFLTIASTLLGFIPFLIGDINPFWKSLAIGTMSGLTFSLPVLIIYLPMTFRSPVASHKLTGCKLQVKKKWWFVRRNLKSKI